From Sphingopyxis alaskensis RB2256, the proteins below share one genomic window:
- a CDS encoding helix-turn-helix domain-containing protein — translation MSGQRTVEPICVRVNDAARMIGVGRTKLYELISSGELETIKIGKATRITTASLHRLVERHRALN, via the coding sequence ATGAGCGGTCAACGAACAGTCGAGCCGATCTGCGTCCGGGTCAATGATGCCGCACGCATGATCGGCGTCGGGCGCACAAAGCTCTACGAACTGATCTCCAGTGGCGAGCTCGAAACCATCAAGATTGGCAAGGCAACGCGCATCACGACAGCCAGTTTGCATAGGTTGGTGGAGCGGCATCGGGCA
- a CDS encoding helix-turn-helix transcriptional regulator produces MSNTERIIRLKTVLDRTGLSRSTIYRKIAEGTFPTQVKISVHGAGWHESAINRWIADPVHYREEDLAE; encoded by the coding sequence ATGTCCAATACCGAACGCATTATCCGACTGAAGACCGTGCTCGACCGAACCGGTCTCTCCCGCTCCACCATCTATCGCAAGATCGCAGAGGGCACTTTCCCGACGCAGGTGAAAATTAGTGTCCACGGCGCGGGCTGGCATGAGTCTGCTATAAATCGCTGGATCGCCGATCCCGTTCACTACCGCGAAGAAGATCTGGCTGAATGA